The following are from one region of the Rosistilla carotiformis genome:
- a CDS encoding acyl carrier protein, which yields MPTQDEVYEKVQAALVDALGVDDDEVTPEATMVGDLGAESIDFLDIVFKLEKAFDIQIPREELFPEDILTNSEYVKDGKVTDEGLVELKKRMSWADLSKFEQNPRVQDFGDLLTVNDLCSYVNSKVGA from the coding sequence ATGCCTACGCAAGACGAAGTCTACGAAAAGGTTCAAGCTGCTCTGGTCGACGCACTGGGTGTTGACGACGACGAAGTCACTCCCGAAGCGACGATGGTTGGCGATCTTGGTGCCGAATCGATCGACTTTCTGGACATCGTATTCAAGCTGGAAAAAGCTTTCGATATCCAAATCCCTCGCGAAGAATTGTTCCCTGAGGACATTTTGACCAACAGCGAATACGTCAAAGACGGCAAAGTCACCGACGAAGGCTTGGTCGAATTGAAAAAGCGGATGTCGTGGGCCGATCTGTCGAAGTTCGAACAAAACCCTCGCGTTCAAGACTTCGGCGATCTGTTGACCGTCAACGATCTGTGCAGCTACGTCAACTCGAAGGTCGGCGCCTAA
- a CDS encoding 3-hydroxyacyl-ACP dehydratase FabZ family protein, which produces MRYSQLDEIVALQPGIQLVARRTLHASEDYLSDHFPRFPVMPGVMMLEALYQAAMWMVRTGEDFASPHVFLVEAKSVKFGDFLTPGETLEIKADKFKEDGPLVTVKAQATKGDKVTVSARLILQRSSSDASPHNNDDDTRRFVREQFFNMFGDQPAVIQAMTQSTL; this is translated from the coding sequence ATGCGTTACAGCCAGCTCGACGAAATCGTTGCGCTTCAACCCGGGATTCAACTTGTCGCCCGTCGCACACTGCACGCGTCGGAAGACTATCTTTCCGACCATTTCCCACGTTTTCCGGTGATGCCGGGGGTGATGATGCTCGAAGCATTGTACCAAGCGGCGATGTGGATGGTACGAACTGGCGAAGATTTCGCCTCGCCTCACGTTTTTTTGGTCGAAGCCAAATCGGTCAAGTTCGGTGATTTTTTAACGCCTGGGGAGACGTTGGAGATCAAAGCCGACAAGTTTAAGGAAGATGGACCGCTAGTGACGGTCAAGGCACAGGCGACAAAGGGCGATAAAGTAACGGTATCGGCCCGTTTGATTTTGCAGCGTTCCAGCAGCGATGCGAGCCCGCATAACAATGACGACGATACGCGACGGTTTGTTCGAGAGCAGTTCTTTAATATGTTTGGGGATCAGCCTGCTGTGATCCAGGCGATGACACAGTCGACATTGTAA
- a CDS encoding DNA polymerase ligase N-terminal domain-containing protein — protein MEAPVPLNCSPIAGRFVLLWHDVPANSKRPSHFDLMLEHEGQLRTWAIEQIPHRDECVEGIELPPHRLAYLDFEGEISGGRGTVRRIDQGDYRTLESSRAWFTVEMHGLEATKNLRFQRAKSPQLWVISRVDALANL, from the coding sequence ATGGAAGCCCCTGTGCCCCTCAATTGTTCCCCTATCGCTGGTCGATTTGTTCTGCTTTGGCACGATGTTCCAGCCAATTCCAAGCGCCCGTCCCATTTTGACCTGATGTTGGAACACGAGGGGCAATTGAGAACTTGGGCGATTGAACAGATCCCCCATCGAGATGAATGTGTTGAGGGGATTGAATTGCCACCACATCGGTTGGCCTATCTCGACTTCGAGGGTGAGATCTCGGGGGGCCGAGGAACGGTGCGACGGATCGATCAGGGGGACTACAGAACACTCGAATCGTCGCGAGCTTGGTTTACGGTCGAGATGCACGGCCTCGAAGCAACCAAAAACCTTCGCTTTCAGCGTGCGAAATCCCCTCAGTTGTGGGTGATCTCGCGAGTCGATGCCTTGGCCAATTTGTAG